Proteins encoded by one window of Shewanella avicenniae:
- a CDS encoding PspA/IM30 family protein produces the protein MGILNKILTAFRGGATEIGQGIVDANATRIFEQEIRDAEKHLTKAKRDLTDVMAKEMQAAREVERLKRSIAEHEGYATQALEKGNEPLALEVAQKIAELEQQLEEQTTANQSFSDHAVRLKDLVKKTERQLADYQRQLSMVKTTESVQKATASITDSFASSNSKLLNAKDSLERIKARQQQFDDRLKAAETLEDENSDKSLKAKLAEAGIGEQKNSANDVLERLKAKKGA, from the coding sequence ATGGGTATTTTAAATAAAATTCTGACCGCATTTCGCGGCGGCGCCACTGAGATCGGCCAAGGAATTGTCGACGCCAACGCCACCCGTATTTTTGAACAAGAGATCCGCGATGCTGAAAAGCATCTCACTAAAGCCAAACGCGACCTAACCGATGTGATGGCAAAAGAGATGCAAGCAGCACGTGAAGTAGAACGTCTGAAGCGTTCTATCGCAGAACATGAAGGTTATGCCACCCAAGCGCTTGAAAAAGGCAATGAGCCACTGGCGTTAGAAGTTGCCCAAAAAATTGCTGAGCTGGAACAGCAACTGGAAGAGCAAACTACGGCGAACCAAAGTTTTAGCGACCATGCCGTTCGTTTGAAAGATCTGGTGAAGAAAACCGAGCGTCAATTGGCTGATTACCAACGCCAACTGTCGATGGTAAAAACCACCGAAAGCGTGCAGAAAGCAACCGCTTCAATCACTGACTCATTTGCGTCTAGCAACTCTAAGCTGCTGAATGCAAAAGATTCACTGGAGCGTATTAAAGCACGTCAGCAACAATTTGATGACCGCCTGAAAGCAGCTGAAACGCTGGAAGATGAAAACAGCGATAAGTCACTCAAGGCCAAGTTGGCTGAAGCTGGTATCGGCGAACAGAAAAACAGCGCCAACGACGTACTGGAACGTTTGAAAGCTAAGAAAGGAGCCTAA
- a CDS encoding TIGR00153 family protein: protein MPVNSILGVFAKSPIKPLQEHIDKVYDCASLLVPFFEAANAGDWDSAVTIRKTISQEEKDADTLKREIRLTLPGGLFMPVERTDLLELLTQQDKIANKAKDISGRVIGRQLLVPQAIQTPFIAYLQRCLDAVALAKEAINELDDLLEAGFRGREVELVAKMISELDIIEEDTDDLQIQIRRQLYALEPGLNPIDVMILYKVIEWVGDLADLAERVGSRLELMLARV from the coding sequence ATGCCAGTAAACTCTATTTTAGGCGTGTTCGCCAAGTCGCCGATTAAACCGCTGCAAGAGCATATCGACAAAGTATACGATTGTGCATCTTTGCTGGTACCTTTTTTTGAGGCTGCCAATGCCGGAGATTGGGACAGTGCAGTCACCATTCGCAAAACCATCAGTCAGGAAGAAAAAGACGCTGATACATTGAAGCGTGAAATTCGTCTGACATTGCCCGGTGGTTTGTTTATGCCCGTTGAGCGAACCGATTTGTTGGAGCTGTTAACCCAACAAGACAAAATCGCCAACAAGGCAAAAGATATCTCTGGTCGAGTGATCGGCCGCCAATTGCTTGTACCACAAGCAATTCAAACTCCTTTCATCGCCTATCTACAGCGTTGTTTAGATGCCGTAGCACTGGCAAAAGAAGCGATTAACGAACTTGACGATCTGCTCGAAGCGGGCTTCCGTGGCCGCGAAGTAGAGTTGGTTGCCAAGATGATCAGCGAGCTCGATATCATTGAGGAAGACACTGACGATCTGCAAATTCAGATCCGCCGTCAACTCTATGCATTAGAGCCAGGGTTGAATCCAATCGACGTAATGATTCTATATAAGGTAATTGAATGGGTCGGAGACCTAGCGGATCTTGCGGAACGGGTTGGTTCTCGTCTTGAGCTGATGTTAGCTCGCGTTTAA
- the putA gene encoding bifunctional proline dehydrogenase/L-glutamate gamma-semialdehyde dehydrogenase PutA — MFKASEVLAGYYDNATLDQLFSAISDNYIVDEELYLQELIQLVPADDATVTKVTQAAHDLVSQVRQYDKKGLMVGIDAFLQQYSLETQEGIILMCLAEALLRIPDAATADALIDDKLSGAKWDEHLSKSDSVLVNASTWGLMLTGKIIKLDKNIDGTPSNLLKRLVNRVGEPVIRQAMYAAMKIMGKQFVLGRSVKEALKNSEASRKLGYTHSYDMLGEAALTAKDAQKYYNDYAHAIAELGANQYDETEAPRPTISIKLSALHPRYEVANKERVMTELYATVIKLIEQARSLNVGIQIDAEEVDRLELSLELFAKLYISEVAKGWGLLGLVVQAYSKRALPVLLWITQLAKSQGDVIPVRLVKGAYWDSELKWAQQGGEAGYPLYTRKTNTDLSYLACARYLLSEKTQGVIYPQFATHNAQTVAAIMNIAGTRQFEFQRLHGMGQELYDTLLAATDKLTVRIYAPIGAHKDLLPYLVRRLLENGANSSFVHKLIDPKTPIESLIQHPVVAARKFTTLANNKIALPTNIYGGERKNSKGLNMNIISESMPFFNALERFKSQQWQAAPLVAGKSLSGTAQAVLSPYDTTEQVGSVIHADDAAIEQALSSASVAFSDWCRTPVAQRATALQKLADLLEENREELIALCTREAGKSLQDGIDEVREAVDFCRYYAINAKKMMSKPELLQGPTGELNELFLQGRGVFVCISPWNFPLAIFLGQITAALATGNTVIAKPAEQTCLIGYRAVQLAHEAGIPADVLHYLPGAGSVGAKLTADERIGGVCFTGSTGTAKAINRALANREGAIIPLIAETGGQNAMVVDSTSQPEQVVNDVVASSFTSAGQRCSALRVLYLQEDIAERTLDVLKGAMNELSIGDPNLLQTDVGPVIDATAKSNLNGHIEHIKQVGKLLKQVELPPACSKGHFVAPTAVEINSIKVLDKEHFGPILHVIRYKAADLPKVIDEINSTGFGLTLGIHSRNEGHALEVADKVNVGNVYINRNQIGAVVGVQPFGGQGLSGTGPKAGGPHYLQRFVTEKTRTNNITAIGGNATLLSLGDAD, encoded by the coding sequence ATGTTTAAAGCGAGCGAAGTACTTGCTGGCTATTATGACAATGCCACTCTCGACCAACTCTTTAGCGCCATCAGCGACAATTACATCGTTGATGAAGAGCTGTACCTACAAGAGTTAATTCAATTGGTGCCCGCCGACGATGCAACCGTCACTAAAGTGACCCAAGCGGCACACGATCTGGTAAGCCAAGTGCGCCAGTACGACAAAAAAGGCTTAATGGTCGGTATCGATGCCTTTTTGCAGCAATACAGCTTAGAAACTCAGGAAGGCATTATTCTGATGTGTCTTGCTGAAGCACTGCTGCGGATCCCTGATGCTGCCACCGCAGATGCGCTGATTGATGACAAACTGTCTGGTGCTAAGTGGGATGAACACCTATCAAAAAGCGATTCGGTGTTGGTCAACGCTTCTACCTGGGGCCTAATGCTGACCGGTAAAATCATCAAGTTGGACAAAAACATTGATGGTACCCCGAGCAACTTATTGAAACGTTTAGTCAACCGTGTCGGCGAACCGGTGATACGCCAAGCTATGTATGCCGCGATGAAAATCATGGGCAAACAGTTTGTGTTGGGGCGTTCAGTTAAAGAAGCCCTGAAAAATAGCGAAGCGAGCCGTAAACTCGGTTACACCCACTCCTACGACATGCTCGGCGAAGCAGCGTTAACCGCCAAAGATGCGCAAAAGTATTATAACGATTATGCCCATGCCATCGCCGAACTTGGCGCGAATCAATACGATGAAACTGAAGCGCCACGCCCTACCATTTCTATCAAGCTGTCGGCACTGCATCCCCGCTATGAAGTCGCCAACAAAGAAAGAGTGATGACTGAGCTGTATGCCACCGTCATCAAACTGATTGAACAAGCACGCAGCCTCAACGTGGGCATTCAAATCGATGCCGAAGAGGTGGATCGACTTGAACTGTCGCTCGAACTGTTTGCAAAGCTTTATATCTCTGAAGTCGCCAAAGGTTGGGGCTTACTCGGCTTAGTGGTGCAAGCCTACTCTAAGCGCGCGTTGCCGGTGCTGCTGTGGATTACCCAACTGGCCAAAAGCCAAGGCGATGTGATTCCGGTGCGTTTGGTGAAAGGCGCCTATTGGGATAGCGAACTGAAATGGGCGCAACAAGGGGGCGAAGCGGGTTATCCGCTTTATACCCGCAAAACCAACACTGACTTGTCATATTTGGCGTGTGCGCGGTATCTGTTGTCTGAGAAAACCCAAGGGGTTATCTATCCGCAATTTGCGACCCATAACGCACAAACAGTTGCGGCAATCATGAATATCGCCGGAACACGCCAATTCGAGTTCCAACGATTGCATGGCATGGGACAAGAGCTGTACGACACACTGCTGGCAGCCACCGACAAACTCACGGTTCGAATTTATGCGCCAATTGGTGCCCATAAAGACCTACTGCCGTACTTAGTACGCCGCCTGCTGGAAAACGGCGCCAATAGCTCATTTGTGCACAAACTGATTGACCCGAAAACCCCGATTGAGTCACTGATCCAGCATCCAGTTGTGGCAGCACGCAAATTTACTACCCTGGCCAATAACAAAATCGCCCTACCTACCAATATCTACGGCGGTGAGCGTAAAAACTCCAAGGGATTGAATATGAACATCATTTCTGAGTCGATGCCGTTCTTTAACGCACTTGAGCGCTTTAAATCACAACAATGGCAAGCCGCACCGTTAGTGGCAGGCAAGAGCTTGAGCGGCACCGCACAAGCTGTGTTGAGCCCTTACGACACCACCGAACAAGTGGGCAGTGTGATTCATGCCGACGATGCCGCGATCGAACAAGCACTCAGTAGCGCCAGCGTGGCATTTAGCGATTGGTGCCGTACACCAGTAGCACAACGGGCAACAGCATTGCAAAAACTGGCCGATCTGCTGGAAGAAAACCGCGAAGAACTGATTGCCCTCTGCACCCGCGAAGCAGGTAAAAGCTTGCAAGATGGTATCGATGAAGTGCGTGAAGCAGTTGATTTCTGTCGTTACTATGCCATCAACGCGAAAAAGATGATGAGCAAACCTGAACTGCTGCAAGGCCCCACAGGTGAGCTCAACGAACTGTTTTTGCAAGGTCGTGGCGTGTTCGTTTGTATCAGCCCATGGAACTTCCCGCTGGCGATCTTCCTTGGCCAAATCACTGCCGCGTTAGCTACCGGCAACACCGTTATCGCCAAACCGGCCGAACAAACCTGTTTGATTGGCTATCGCGCGGTGCAACTTGCCCACGAAGCAGGTATTCCAGCTGACGTGCTGCATTATCTGCCGGGTGCTGGCAGCGTTGGCGCTAAACTCACCGCAGATGAACGTATCGGCGGCGTATGTTTTACAGGCTCGACGGGGACTGCCAAAGCCATCAACCGTGCTTTAGCAAATCGCGAAGGCGCCATCATTCCGTTGATTGCCGAAACCGGTGGCCAAAATGCCATGGTGGTCGACTCCACCTCTCAACCTGAGCAGGTGGTCAACGATGTGGTCGCGTCATCATTTACCAGCGCTGGTCAACGCTGTTCAGCACTGCGAGTATTGTACCTGCAAGAGGATATCGCTGAACGTACCTTAGATGTGCTCAAAGGCGCAATGAACGAGTTAAGCATAGGCGATCCGAATCTGCTGCAAACCGATGTTGGTCCCGTGATCGATGCAACGGCGAAATCGAACCTTAATGGCCATATTGAGCACATCAAGCAGGTTGGTAAACTGCTGAAGCAGGTTGAACTGCCACCCGCCTGTAGTAAAGGCCATTTTGTGGCGCCAACGGCGGTTGAGATCAACTCAATCAAAGTGCTGGACAAAGAGCATTTTGGCCCGATTCTGCATGTGATTCGCTACAAGGCGGCCGACTTGCCGAAAGTGATTGATGAAATCAACAGCACAGGTTTTGGTTTGACGTTGGGCATTCACAGCCGCAACGAAGGCCATGCGCTGGAAGTGGCTGATAAAGTCAATGTGGGCAACGTCTATATCAACCGTAACCAAATTGGTGCGGTTGTGGGGGTACAACCTTTTGGAGGTCAAGGGCTGTCTGGTACTGGGCCAAAAGCCGGTGGTCCACACTATCTGCAGCGGTTTGTGACTGAGAAAACGCGCACCAACAACATCACCGCAATTGGCGGTAACGCCACCTTGTTATCGCTAGGTGACGCAGACTAA
- a CDS encoding polyamine aminopropyltransferase yields MSTTPMQAQSRRGPHWFDDMLLLGIMGVLAACGLIYEYLLSHYAGRVLGALEAAIYTMIGLMIVSMGLGAFAARHIKSAFTGFALLELTVAFIGSLAILATAAIIGFGHELPKIVAETLGLPPDQLPNGGFIGSFQKLSVYLPYVWGVLLGLMIGMEIPLIARVRQALSEEHLLHNAGTIYGADYIGAGVGAAIWVGFMLALDTQLAASITAAFNLLAGLVFILRFRDRISAANGLIVAHTLVAGVLLMLAIKGPFWEQSFNNLLYQDKVIYAKATRFQQINFTERLMGNQQAPVYSLYLNGRLQFSSIDEHIYHAYLVHPTLAASARQDNILVIGGGDGLALKQIFKWQPKHVTLVDLDAEMIKLFSEPPADMPQRLQQALLQLNGDAFHEPRVEVMIADAFNGVDKLLEQGKKYDAIIVDLPDPSHPDLNKLYSDLFYRKLGQLLSGDGAMTIQSTSPYHATKAFLSVGKTLTAAGFDTKQYHHNVPSFGEWGWTIGTLRGQNAQQRLASMQQLPVEDEWLTAGLVHAAFEFPNHFYDKLDQVQVNTLGSLQLYHYHQQAWSDNQGIATF; encoded by the coding sequence ATGTCCACCACTCCCATGCAGGCGCAATCGCGGCGTGGTCCCCATTGGTTTGATGACATGTTGCTGCTTGGCATCATGGGGGTTCTCGCTGCTTGCGGTCTTATCTACGAATATCTGTTATCCCACTACGCCGGACGGGTACTTGGCGCTTTAGAAGCCGCCATCTACACCATGATTGGCTTGATGATTGTATCGATGGGCTTGGGTGCCTTTGCGGCACGGCATATCAAGTCCGCTTTCACTGGCTTTGCCTTGCTTGAACTCACCGTTGCCTTTATTGGCTCGTTAGCGATTTTGGCAACCGCAGCCATTATCGGCTTTGGCCATGAACTGCCGAAAATCGTTGCAGAAACCCTCGGTTTACCACCCGATCAACTGCCCAATGGCGGCTTTATTGGCAGCTTTCAAAAGTTGTCCGTCTATCTGCCGTATGTCTGGGGCGTGTTGTTGGGGTTGATGATTGGCATGGAGATCCCCCTGATTGCGCGGGTTCGTCAAGCATTGTCAGAAGAACACCTGTTGCATAACGCGGGCACCATTTATGGCGCGGATTATATTGGCGCTGGTGTGGGTGCAGCAATTTGGGTTGGCTTTATGTTGGCACTGGATACTCAACTGGCCGCCTCGATCACCGCCGCGTTTAACTTGCTGGCTGGCCTAGTGTTTATTCTTCGTTTTCGCGACCGCATTAGCGCCGCAAACGGGTTGATAGTCGCCCATACGCTCGTTGCTGGCGTGTTACTGATGCTGGCTATTAAAGGGCCATTTTGGGAGCAAAGCTTTAATAATTTGCTTTACCAAGACAAGGTGATTTACGCCAAGGCGACACGCTTTCAGCAAATCAACTTTACCGAACGTTTGATGGGCAACCAGCAAGCGCCAGTGTATTCGCTCTACCTCAATGGTCGCTTACAGTTCTCATCGATTGATGAGCATATCTACCATGCGTATTTAGTCCACCCAACCTTGGCAGCCAGTGCCCGCCAGGACAATATTTTGGTGATTGGCGGTGGTGATGGTTTGGCGCTAAAACAGATTTTTAAATGGCAACCCAAACATGTCACACTGGTCGATTTAGATGCGGAGATGATCAAACTCTTTTCCGAGCCACCTGCGGATATGCCGCAGCGACTGCAACAGGCGCTACTGCAGTTAAATGGCGATGCCTTTCATGAGCCGCGAGTCGAGGTAATGATTGCCGATGCCTTTAACGGAGTTGATAAGCTGCTGGAGCAAGGTAAAAAGTACGACGCCATCATTGTGGATCTGCCCGACCCTTCGCACCCCGATTTGAACAAGCTCTATTCCGACCTGTTCTATCGTAAGCTCGGGCAACTGCTCAGTGGTGATGGCGCGATGACGATTCAATCCACCTCACCTTATCATGCTACTAAAGCCTTTTTATCGGTCGGTAAAACCTTAACGGCGGCAGGTTTTGATACCAAGCAATATCACCATAATGTGCCAAGCTTTGGCGAATGGGGCTGGACCATAGGCACACTGCGCGGCCAAAACGCCCAGCAACGTTTAGCGAGTATGCAACAACTGCCGGTTGAAGATGAATGGCTTACCGCTGGTTTAGTACACGCGGCATTTGAATTTCCGAACCATTTTTATGACAAGTTAGACCAAGTGCAGGTCAACACACTTGGGTCGTTGCAGCTGTATCACTATCACCAACAGGCGTGGAGTGATAATCAAGGCATAGCGACATTTTAA
- a CDS encoding TIGR04211 family SH3 domain-containing protein — MLRGILLLGALAFASVASAEEQAGYISDDIYIYIHGGPGNQFRILGSIEAGQPVTVTGETESDYSKIVDHKGREGWVKTEFLTTQQTLRFQVPELQNQLTEAQQQLQTAISDKANEPEQLSQLTAELAQVKQALAEVTHARDQAQQQLTAIHDDAQYKMWREGGIIAAIGALIAVILVYLPRPRSKKRDRWF, encoded by the coding sequence GTGCTGAGAGGGATTTTACTCCTAGGAGCATTAGCGTTCGCATCGGTTGCTAGTGCCGAGGAACAAGCTGGCTATATTTCTGACGACATTTATATCTACATTCATGGCGGCCCAGGCAATCAGTTCCGTATTTTGGGCAGTATTGAAGCGGGGCAACCGGTCACTGTCACAGGTGAAACCGAGAGTGATTACAGCAAAATTGTTGACCATAAAGGCCGTGAGGGTTGGGTTAAAACAGAATTTTTGACAACCCAGCAGACATTGCGCTTTCAGGTGCCAGAACTGCAAAACCAGCTCACCGAAGCGCAGCAACAGTTACAAACCGCCATCAGCGACAAAGCCAATGAACCGGAGCAGCTCAGTCAACTGACCGCCGAGCTGGCACAAGTCAAACAAGCCTTGGCAGAAGTGACTCATGCACGCGATCAAGCACAACAACAGCTAACGGCGATACACGATGATGCCCAATATAAGATGTGGCGTGAAGGCGGCATTATTGCAGCAATCGGCGCACTCATTGCGGTAATTTTGGTGTATCTGCCAAGACCGCGTTCTAAAAAGCGCGATCGTTGGTTTTAA
- a CDS encoding CYTH domain-containing protein, whose product MSNNAQPQEIELKLLLAPESISALKTTVNQLANVEAGQQKTLVNRYFDTPSLALRQLDMGLRVRGCNGALEQTIKTAGKVVGGLHSRPEYNVDINSEEPTLALFPAEIWPEGTDVAALQQQLRCIFSTDFVRTIWLIQRADAEVEVAFDQGTVAANGKQEPICELEFELFSGDANALLTLAKQVAAVVPVRLGKASKAQRGYRLSGQQQAKQPTQPVLTNMNLTEWLSAWQLLEEAIYCFGDDCELAQQYWQWLAELQAALPRVLGERALDEAISGLALWIIGETQTASSLAPAQKLTALQHDVRYGQLQLQLLAILMAQAA is encoded by the coding sequence ATGTCGAACAATGCACAACCACAAGAGATAGAGCTGAAATTATTATTGGCGCCTGAGTCCATTAGCGCCTTAAAAACCACCGTTAATCAGTTAGCCAACGTTGAAGCGGGTCAACAGAAGACCTTAGTAAACCGCTATTTTGATACGCCATCACTGGCGTTACGTCAGTTGGATATGGGCTTGCGCGTGCGCGGTTGCAATGGGGCGCTGGAGCAAACCATTAAAACCGCAGGTAAGGTGGTCGGTGGTCTTCATAGCCGCCCTGAATACAATGTCGATATCAATTCAGAAGAACCTACATTGGCGTTGTTCCCGGCAGAAATTTGGCCAGAAGGCACTGATGTGGCAGCGTTGCAGCAACAACTGCGCTGCATTTTTAGTACTGACTTTGTGCGAACAATTTGGTTAATTCAGCGCGCTGATGCTGAAGTAGAAGTGGCTTTTGACCAAGGCACAGTCGCGGCCAATGGTAAACAAGAGCCTATTTGTGAATTGGAGTTTGAACTGTTTTCCGGTGATGCCAACGCATTACTTACCTTAGCTAAACAAGTGGCGGCGGTGGTGCCCGTAAGATTAGGCAAAGCGAGCAAGGCACAGCGCGGTTATCGCTTATCTGGGCAGCAACAGGCTAAGCAACCAACTCAGCCAGTGTTGACCAATATGAACTTAACTGAGTGGTTAAGCGCTTGGCAGCTGTTAGAAGAGGCGATTTATTGCTTTGGCGATGACTGCGAGTTAGCTCAGCAGTATTGGCAATGGTTAGCCGAGTTACAGGCAGCACTACCGCGAGTTCTCGGTGAGCGGGCATTGGATGAGGCGATAAGTGGTTTAGCCTTGTGGATAATTGGCGAAACCCAAACCGCATCAAGCTTGGCGCCAGCGCAGAAATTGACTGCATTGCAACACGATGTGCGTTACGGCCAACTGCAATTGCAGCTGTTAGCGATACTGATGGCGCAAGCGGCGTAG
- a CDS encoding inorganic phosphate transporter, which yields MVEVLVTNGPWLIGIAAVFGFLMAWGIGANDVANAMGTSVGANAVTIKQAIVIAMIFEFAGAYLAGGEVTSTIRNGIIDSKFFVDTPELLVYGMIASLLAAGIWLVVASALGWPVSTTHSIVGAIIGFAAVGVGSESVAWGKVGGIVGSWIITPAISGFIAFSIFQSVQKLIFNTDDPLKNAKKYVPFYMAVAAFVMSLVTITKGLKHVGLKLEPVEAYGLAIAIAVVVGICGKFAIQRLKMNPKNERQANYNNVEKVFGILMIVTACCMAFAHGSNDVANAIGPLAAVVSVVSSGGEIASKSPLVWWILPVGAFGIVFGLAIFGKRVMQTIGKNITHLTPSRGFAAELAAASTVVIASGTGLPISTTQTLVGAVLGVGMARGIAAININVVRNIVVSWVVTLPAGAGLSILFFFTIKGIFG from the coding sequence ATGGTTGAGGTATTAGTAACTAACGGTCCTTGGTTGATCGGAATTGCTGCTGTCTTTGGATTTCTTATGGCTTGGGGTATTGGAGCCAACGACGTAGCAAATGCGATGGGCACATCTGTGGGTGCCAACGCAGTTACCATTAAGCAAGCGATTGTTATCGCGATGATTTTTGAGTTTGCGGGGGCTTACTTAGCCGGTGGCGAAGTGACCAGCACAATCCGTAACGGCATTATCGACTCAAAGTTTTTTGTTGATACTCCAGAACTGCTGGTTTACGGCATGATTGCCTCGCTGCTTGCAGCGGGTATCTGGTTGGTTGTTGCATCTGCGCTTGGCTGGCCGGTATCCACTACTCACTCAATCGTGGGGGCGATTATTGGTTTTGCGGCTGTGGGTGTTGGCAGCGAGTCTGTTGCTTGGGGCAAGGTAGGCGGTATTGTAGGATCGTGGATTATCACCCCTGCGATTTCCGGTTTTATCGCCTTCTCCATTTTCCAAAGCGTGCAAAAGTTGATTTTCAATACTGATGATCCGCTGAAAAACGCTAAGAAATATGTCCCATTTTATATGGCAGTTGCCGCGTTTGTGATGTCACTGGTGACTATCACTAAAGGGCTGAAACACGTTGGTTTAAAACTGGAACCCGTTGAAGCCTACGGTTTAGCAATTGCGATTGCCGTTGTTGTAGGTATCTGCGGTAAGTTTGCCATCCAACGTTTGAAAATGAACCCTAAGAATGAACGCCAAGCCAACTACAACAACGTAGAAAAGGTGTTTGGTATTCTGATGATTGTGACCGCTTGCTGTATGGCATTTGCGCACGGTTCAAACGACGTTGCCAACGCGATTGGCCCATTGGCTGCGGTAGTTTCAGTGGTCAGTAGCGGCGGTGAGATCGCCAGTAAATCACCGTTGGTGTGGTGGATTCTGCCGGTTGGCGCGTTTGGTATCGTATTCGGCTTGGCTATATTTGGTAAGCGCGTAATGCAAACCATCGGTAAGAATATCACTCACTTGACCCCAAGCCGTGGTTTTGCGGCAGAGCTGGCAGCAGCAAGTACAGTGGTGATTGCATCAGGTACTGGTTTGCCAATCTCTACCACCCAAACACTGGTGGGTGCGGTGCTCGGTGTGGGTATGGCGCGAGGTATTGCGGCCATCAACATCAACGTGGTGCGTAACATCGTAGTGTCCTGGGTAGTGACGCTGCCTGCTGGCGCTGGCTTGTCTATCCTGTTTTTCTTCACCATTAAAGGTATCTTCGGCTAA
- a CDS encoding YjfI family protein: MNIHTIANHLNGIGDNSSTGFRFDCYPIDGDVEVLQVNVVGREEIPIFVSVTENQVLCISYLWGEEEVKPETRTEMFETMLGLNIPMPLSSFAKIDDKYVLFGALSLESSLLEIEQELSVLSDNCLEVIDELVDYLK, encoded by the coding sequence ATGAATATTCACACTATTGCCAACCATCTGAACGGAATTGGCGACAACAGCTCTACCGGTTTTCGGTTTGACTGTTACCCCATTGATGGGGACGTGGAAGTATTACAAGTGAACGTGGTTGGCCGTGAAGAGATCCCGATTTTCGTATCGGTCACGGAAAACCAAGTGCTGTGCATTAGCTATCTGTGGGGTGAAGAGGAAGTTAAGCCTGAAACCCGCACTGAAATGTTCGAAACCATGTTGGGGCTGAACATTCCAATGCCACTCTCTTCATTCGCCAAAATTGACGACAAGTATGTGCTATTCGGCGCCTTGTCACTTGAATCCAGCTTGCTGGAAATCGAACAAGAATTGTCAGTGCTTTCAGACAACTGTTTGGAAGTTATCGACGAGTTGGTCGACTATTTGAAATAA
- a CDS encoding ion transporter, which translates to MAHKYRWFVAKEIVSPFELAMMLLSFISVILIILMTFVPMDKETKRLLFLIDTSICVIFLLHFFVGLLQANDKKGFLKLHWIDFIASIPAIEPLRFARLFQILRVIRLIRMSRSIIAVLLKQRRQATLASLMVAMVTIIAFSSVMILLVESGIDSANIKSAEDAIWWSLVTISTVGYGDFYPVTTVGHVIGAIVIVCGVSFFGVISGYMASLFVAPDEEENRESQRKEMREELAVVLSRMEQNQQQMMSEITHLKQALTEAKSQQANPSAQSTPSD; encoded by the coding sequence ATGGCACATAAATACCGTTGGTTTGTAGCAAAGGAGATTGTCAGCCCGTTTGAGTTGGCAATGATGCTGTTATCGTTTATCTCAGTGATTCTGATCATCCTGATGACGTTTGTGCCCATGGATAAAGAGACCAAACGCTTACTGTTTCTTATCGATACCAGTATTTGCGTGATCTTCTTATTGCACTTTTTTGTCGGTCTGTTGCAAGCAAATGACAAAAAAGGCTTTCTCAAACTGCACTGGATCGATTTTATCGCCAGTATTCCTGCCATCGAACCGCTGCGTTTTGCTCGACTATTCCAAATTTTACGGGTTATTCGGCTGATCCGAATGAGCCGCTCAATCATTGCGGTACTGCTCAAACAGCGGCGACAAGCCACCCTCGCCAGCCTTATGGTGGCAATGGTGACGATTATTGCCTTCTCTTCGGTAATGATTTTGTTAGTGGAAAGCGGCATCGACAGTGCCAATATCAAATCTGCGGAAGATGCCATCTGGTGGTCGCTGGTGACTATCTCAACCGTTGGCTACGGTGATTTTTACCCGGTGACCACCGTGGGCCATGTGATTGGCGCTATTGTCATCGTCTGTGGGGTGAGCTTCTTCGGGGTGATTTCGGGGTATATGGCCTCGTTATTTGTCGCCCCAGATGAAGAGGAAAATAGAGAAAGCCAACGCAAAGAGATGCGTGAGGAGTTAGCCGTAGTTCTCAGCCGCATGGAGCAGAATCAACAGCAGATGATGAGCGAGATTACTCATTTAAAACAGGCTCTTACTGAGGCTAAATCGCAGCAAGCAAATCCCTCGGCACAATCCACCCCATCAGATTAA